A window of Hymenobacter aerilatus contains these coding sequences:
- a CDS encoding MerR family transcriptional regulator, whose translation MGKFSISDLENLSGIKAHTIRMWEQRYGILRPVRTSTNIRTYCESDLRRLLNVATLCNRGHRISRVAQLSEQELCQAVMQCGEEGQDYLPQVNALLAAAVAMDEPQLQRQIAAALDQLGFEEAMLHVLYPFLRRVGIMWQVGTINPAQEHLVANLIRQKMVAAIDALPYVAPTAARRWVLFLPQGELHELGLLFMSYALRARQHHVLYLGQNLPVKELAAVCEAYQPYTLCTVLTSVPERDQVQSFVEELARISPHTPLFLYGPLVQRECLQLPGNAVQLRLMTDFLALANSLSLHPEPTEVLS comes from the coding sequence GTGGGGAAGTTTTCAATCAGCGACCTGGAGAATCTCTCCGGTATAAAAGCACACACCATTCGGATGTGGGAGCAGCGCTATGGTATCCTGCGACCGGTGCGTACTTCCACCAACATCCGGACGTATTGCGAGAGCGACCTGCGCCGCCTGTTGAATGTGGCTACGCTGTGCAATCGCGGGCACCGCATTTCGCGCGTGGCCCAACTCTCGGAGCAGGAGCTGTGCCAGGCCGTGATGCAGTGCGGCGAGGAGGGTCAGGACTATCTACCACAGGTGAATGCCCTGCTGGCCGCCGCCGTAGCCATGGACGAGCCCCAGTTGCAACGGCAAATAGCTGCTGCTCTCGACCAACTGGGTTTCGAAGAGGCCATGCTGCATGTACTGTATCCGTTTCTGCGGCGGGTAGGAATTATGTGGCAGGTAGGAACCATCAATCCGGCGCAAGAGCATCTGGTAGCCAACCTGATACGACAAAAAATGGTGGCCGCTATTGATGCCCTACCCTACGTGGCACCGACAGCGGCCCGGCGTTGGGTGCTGTTTTTGCCCCAGGGCGAGCTGCACGAGTTGGGGTTATTGTTTATGAGCTACGCCTTGCGGGCGCGGCAGCATCATGTATTGTACTTGGGCCAAAACCTACCCGTGAAGGAGCTGGCAGCGGTGTGCGAGGCCTACCAGCCTTATACCTTATGCACGGTACTCACATCGGTACCGGAGCGCGACCAGGTGCAGAGCTTTGTGGAGGAACTGGCCCGCATCAGTCCGCACACGCCCTTGTTTTTGTATGGGCCACTGGTGCAGCGCGAGTGCCTGCAACTACCTGGCAACGCGGTACAACTCCGCCTCATGACCGATTTTCTGGCCTTAGCAAATTCCTTAAGTCTGCACCCAGAGCCTACGGAAGTTCTGAGCTGA
- a CDS encoding ComEC/Rec2 family competence protein, whose translation MLHWAPVAFVRLTLALAAGILTYLYVGAALPALQWLLLALVFSYIVFQIWAARQPTPGPTDAAGLLALVVLYVAGLTLTQHATESRRADHLYRFGNHIEFYRAVVDEPAVVRPSTYATTVRVQAVRVAGQWRPATGGIRVSVPRTEQGREVALPRYGDVWLVRGAPSPSKAPLNPGEFDYRRYLAYHQVYHQQFVHTDQYLKTDVAPPNALVAVSLRAARAIEGVFKQYVHSKREYALAAALVLGIKDDVDQQTQQAYANTGTTHIMAVSGLQVGLLFGAVSWLLTLVPGRRGPFFRLVSALLGLAVIWSYAFLTGLSASVLRAAVMFSFIIVARALDRQSSMYNTLALAAFVLLCYNPYLLVDVGFQLSFLAVLSIVYLQSRIAGWFDLRDWALSHLRPWQPQWQQKAWRGAGRLLDATWQATALSLAAQVATFPLGLFYFHQFPLSFLLSNLIAVPISSGAVYVGIVLLVVKGLTSLLALALPAAAPALDWVPRAVAWVFEWMIWFFNEYIFWIGRALPGALIAGIHITALQAWLIFAVILTLLIFFAARRLAWLGIACALLGVFAGNRVWAAHELAPDERLIIYSIPRRSVVGFWQGAAATIITSDSLPLTETERTYRIVPGIIQREARQVAYHPGWRGAPVPAVAADKNLVLSVWRGVRLAFVSGKLSSATRPQPVDVVVLRRNARVAPEVLAAVFGRQAQVVFDSSCRSWYVARQDSVLRAAGFRPHDVTAQGAYTVQLP comes from the coding sequence ATGCTGCATTGGGCTCCTGTTGCCTTCGTGCGCCTAACGTTGGCGTTGGCGGCTGGTATTCTCACGTACTTATATGTGGGCGCCGCATTGCCGGCGTTGCAGTGGCTGTTGTTAGCGCTGGTTTTCAGTTACATCGTATTTCAGATTTGGGCGGCTCGTCAGCCTACCCCCGGCCCTACCGATGCGGCGGGTTTGCTAGCGCTGGTGGTGCTGTACGTGGCCGGCCTCACGCTCACGCAGCACGCCACCGAGTCGCGCCGTGCTGACCATCTCTACCGCTTCGGTAACCACATTGAGTTTTACCGGGCTGTAGTGGATGAGCCCGCTGTGGTGCGGCCCTCTACCTATGCTACTACCGTGCGTGTGCAGGCGGTGCGGGTGGCGGGGCAGTGGCGGCCGGCCACGGGCGGTATTCGGGTCTCGGTTCCGCGCACAGAGCAGGGTAGGGAAGTGGCCCTGCCGCGCTACGGCGACGTGTGGCTGGTGCGCGGAGCGCCCTCGCCCAGCAAGGCTCCTCTCAACCCTGGCGAGTTTGACTACCGCCGCTACCTAGCCTACCATCAGGTATATCATCAGCAGTTCGTGCACACCGATCAGTACCTGAAAACGGACGTGGCGCCGCCTAATGCGTTGGTGGCTGTGAGCTTGCGCGCCGCCCGCGCCATTGAAGGCGTATTCAAACAGTACGTGCACAGTAAGCGCGAATACGCCCTGGCGGCGGCGCTGGTGCTGGGTATCAAGGATGACGTGGATCAGCAAACCCAACAGGCCTACGCCAACACGGGCACCACGCACATCATGGCCGTGTCGGGGTTGCAGGTAGGGTTGCTGTTTGGGGCCGTATCGTGGTTGCTGACATTGGTTCCGGGTAGGCGTGGGCCGTTTTTTCGGCTGGTATCGGCGCTGCTGGGCTTGGCTGTTATCTGGAGTTACGCCTTCCTGACGGGCCTATCGGCATCGGTGCTGCGGGCGGCGGTGATGTTCTCCTTCATCATTGTGGCGCGAGCATTGGACCGGCAAAGCAGCATGTATAACACGCTGGCGTTGGCGGCCTTTGTGTTGCTCTGCTACAATCCCTACCTGCTGGTGGATGTAGGCTTTCAGCTGTCGTTTCTGGCTGTGCTCAGCATTGTGTATTTGCAGTCACGCATTGCCGGGTGGTTCGATTTGCGCGACTGGGCACTGAGCCATCTGCGGCCCTGGCAGCCGCAGTGGCAGCAAAAAGCGTGGCGTGGCGCAGGCCGATTACTCGACGCCACCTGGCAGGCTACGGCCCTTTCACTGGCAGCGCAGGTGGCTACGTTTCCGCTGGGGCTATTTTATTTTCATCAGTTTCCGCTCAGCTTTCTGCTGTCTAACCTGATTGCGGTGCCTATTTCCTCGGGTGCGGTGTACGTGGGCATTGTGCTGCTGGTGGTGAAGGGGTTGACTTCCTTGCTGGCACTAGCCCTACCCGCCGCCGCGCCGGCGCTGGACTGGGTGCCACGCGCGGTGGCGTGGGTGTTTGAGTGGATGATCTGGTTCTTCAACGAGTACATCTTCTGGATTGGCCGTGCCCTACCCGGCGCCCTCATCGCGGGCATTCACATCACGGCGTTGCAAGCGTGGCTGATTTTTGCGGTGATTCTGACGTTACTCATCTTTTTTGCCGCGCGGCGGCTGGCGTGGCTGGGCATTGCCTGTGCTTTGCTGGGCGTATTTGCTGGCAACCGCGTGTGGGCGGCTCACGAACTCGCCCCGGATGAGCGTCTAATCATCTACAGTATTCCGCGCCGCTCGGTGGTAGGTTTCTGGCAAGGCGCGGCGGCTACCATCATCACCTCTGATTCCCTGCCCCTCACCGAAACCGAGCGCACCTACCGCATCGTGCCCGGCATCATCCAGCGTGAGGCGCGTCAGGTTGCCTACCACCCCGGCTGGCGCGGGGCACCAGTACCGGCCGTAGCGGCCGACAAAAATCTAGTGCTGAGCGTGTGGCGGGGCGTGCGCTTGGCTTTTGTGTCGGGCAAGTTGAGCAGCGCTACCCGGCCGCAACCGGTAGACGTGGTGGTGCTGCGCCGTAATGCCCGCGTAGCGCCCGAGGTGTTGGCCGCCGTGTTTGGCCGGCAAGCGCAGGTGGTGTTCGATTCGTCGTGCCGGTCATGGTACGTAGCGCGGCAGGACTCGGTGCTGCGGGCCGCCGGTTTCCGGCCACACGATGTTACGGCTCAGGGCGCCTATACTGTTCAGCTTCCTTGA
- a CDS encoding sterol desaturase family protein, with protein MTTLAAVAVTTATFLGMEFWAWFMHKFVQHGPLWFLHRSHHVRPSPRPFEHNDLFFLLYGGLSAALIITGDNGQRWWFWVGVGIAVYGTVYFFVHDVLIHGRLRFWRKSQNTYLRALNMAHKMHHKTTGRDGSVEFGLLWVSPKYLEMARQRKKVIINE; from the coding sequence ATGACAACGCTGGCAGCCGTGGCCGTAACGACAGCTACTTTCTTGGGAATGGAGTTTTGGGCGTGGTTCATGCACAAATTTGTGCAGCACGGACCCTTGTGGTTTTTGCACCGCTCGCACCACGTGCGGCCCAGCCCACGCCCCTTTGAACACAACGACCTGTTCTTTCTGCTCTACGGTGGCCTGTCGGCGGCGCTCATCATCACCGGCGACAACGGCCAGCGGTGGTGGTTTTGGGTAGGAGTAGGCATTGCAGTCTACGGCACCGTGTATTTTTTCGTGCACGACGTGCTGATTCACGGTCGCCTGCGGTTTTGGCGCAAGTCACAAAACACCTACTTGCGGGCGCTGAATATGGCTCACAAAATGCATCACAAAACCACCGGCCGCGACGGCTCCGTGGAATTTGGCCTATTGTGGGTGTCGCCAAAATACTTGGAGATGGCGCGTCAACGGAAGAAGGTAATTATTAATGAATAA
- a CDS encoding SAM hydrolase/SAM-dependent halogenase family protein, producing MGLITFLSDFGYRDHYVAAVKARMLQLAPTQAVLDISHAIEPFNIAHAVHVLQSVFRDFPTGTVHLIGVNDLGSAQPAWHAASYEGHYFVVADNGILSLLTEGRPEEVVRLQAITPTPSPTRDILAPAAVHLAQGGQLADLGQETATFRSLVNRQLRLQDHRITGHVVHVDHYGNLITDITRTAVEAVGHGRVGTVRFARESVQELHLHYQAAPPGDVACIFNSQDQLCIGINQGNAAELLGLYFDSQIEVHFPSEVSIPELKV from the coding sequence ATGGGGTTGATTACGTTTCTGTCTGACTTCGGCTACCGTGACCATTACGTGGCGGCGGTGAAGGCGCGGATGCTGCAGCTAGCCCCCACACAGGCGGTGCTCGACATCAGCCACGCCATTGAACCCTTTAACATCGCGCACGCCGTTCACGTTCTCCAATCGGTGTTTCGGGATTTCCCGACAGGCACGGTGCACCTCATCGGCGTCAACGATTTGGGTAGCGCACAGCCCGCCTGGCACGCTGCCAGCTATGAGGGACACTACTTTGTGGTAGCCGACAACGGCATTCTATCGCTGCTCACCGAAGGCCGCCCCGAGGAAGTGGTGCGCCTGCAAGCCATAACTCCTACCCCCTCCCCTACCCGCGACATCCTAGCGCCAGCGGCCGTGCACCTGGCACAGGGCGGGCAACTCGCCGACCTCGGGCAGGAAACCGCCACGTTCCGCTCGTTGGTAAACCGGCAGCTGCGCCTGCAAGATCACCGCATTACGGGGCACGTGGTACACGTCGACCACTACGGCAACCTGATTACCGACATCACACGCACAGCTGTGGAGGCCGTAGGACACGGCCGCGTGGGCACCGTCCGCTTTGCCCGCGAGAGCGTGCAAGAGTTGCACCTACATTACCAAGCAGCTCCGCCCGGCGATGTAGCGTGCATATTCAACAGTCAGGATCAGCTTTGCATTGGTATCAATCAGGGCAATGCGGCCGAGTTGCTAGGTCTGTATTTCGACTCACAAATAGAGGTTCACTTCCCATCGGAAGTTTCTATCCCGGAGCTAAAAGTCTAA
- a CDS encoding enoyl-CoA hydratase/isomerase family protein, protein MDTILTEELEALRYIQYECREAIGYITLNRPEKRNALSAEMVTELKLAFDTAEEDENCKVIVLRAAGNVFCAGADLAYIQELQGFGYTDNLADSTHLMQLFHQIYTLNKVVIAQVQGHALAGGCGLVTVCDFAFAVPEARFGYTEVKIGFLPAIVSVFLLRKVGESHAKQLLLTGDAISAARAQEVGLVSFLAPAQELDEQVEQFARRLCVENSAQSMEMTKEMLSRLPEMPLEDSLRYVAQLNAEARGSLDCRRGIAAFLNREKINWEN, encoded by the coding sequence ATGGATACTATACTTACCGAGGAGCTGGAAGCCTTGCGCTATATTCAGTACGAGTGCCGCGAGGCCATCGGCTATATCACCCTGAACCGGCCGGAGAAGCGCAACGCCCTCAGTGCTGAGATGGTAACTGAGCTGAAGCTGGCGTTTGACACCGCCGAGGAAGACGAAAACTGCAAAGTGATTGTACTGCGGGCTGCGGGCAACGTGTTTTGCGCCGGCGCCGACTTGGCCTACATCCAGGAGCTGCAAGGCTTCGGCTACACCGATAATCTAGCCGACAGCACCCACCTCATGCAGCTGTTTCACCAGATCTATACGCTTAATAAGGTAGTTATTGCGCAGGTGCAGGGCCACGCGCTGGCCGGTGGCTGCGGCCTAGTAACCGTCTGCGACTTTGCCTTTGCCGTGCCCGAAGCCCGGTTTGGCTACACCGAGGTGAAAATAGGCTTTCTGCCCGCCATTGTGAGCGTGTTTCTATTGCGCAAGGTAGGCGAGAGCCACGCCAAGCAACTGCTACTGACCGGGGATGCCATTTCTGCTGCGCGGGCGCAGGAGGTAGGACTGGTCAGCTTTTTGGCCCCGGCACAGGAGCTAGATGAGCAGGTAGAGCAATTTGCTCGCCGCCTGTGCGTCGAGAATTCGGCGCAAAGCATGGAAATGACCAAAGAGATGCTGTCCCGCCTCCCCGAAATGCCGCTGGAGGACAGCCTGCGCTACGTAGCGCAACTCAACGCCGAGGCCCGCGGCTCCCTAGACTGCCGCCGGGGCATTGCAGCTTTTTTAAATCGGGAGAAAATAAACTGGGAAAACTAA
- a CDS encoding sigma-70 family RNA polymerase sigma factor, which yields MTSLEFTNQVQKISYSLKPVAMNLTRDADDAKDLVQETLLKALLNKDKFKAGTNLKAWLYTIMRNTFINNYNKITKRNSNIDSTEYFQYFNTDENYITHNGASSDFVVTDINEAIGNLPADYRTPFMMYYIGYKYLEIAEKLQIPIGTVKNRIHIARKELKDALKVYAPGV from the coding sequence ATGACCTCTTTGGAATTCACCAACCAAGTACAGAAGATTTCTTACTCTCTAAAGCCCGTGGCGATGAACCTGACCCGCGACGCTGACGACGCGAAGGATCTTGTGCAAGAAACTTTGCTGAAAGCGTTGCTGAACAAGGACAAGTTCAAGGCGGGCACCAACCTGAAGGCATGGTTGTACACCATCATGCGCAACACCTTCATCAACAACTACAACAAGATTACCAAGCGCAATAGCAATATTGACAGCACGGAGTATTTTCAGTATTTCAACACCGACGAAAATTACATTACCCACAACGGCGCCAGCTCAGATTTCGTAGTAACAGATATCAACGAGGCCATCGGCAACCTCCCTGCCGATTACCGCACCCCGTTTATGATGTATTACATCGGCTATAAATACTTGGAAATAGCCGAGAAGCTTCAGATTCCGATTGGCACGGTTAAAAACCGGATTCACATTGCCCGGAAGGAATTGAAGGACGCATTAAAGGTATACGCTCCCGGCGTGTAG
- a CDS encoding phytoene desaturase family protein — protein MNVLVIGAGFAGLAAATSLAQQGHQVTVLEKNESPGGRARQFRSAGFTFDMGPSWYWMPDVFEQYFGRFGKKVSDYYELVRLDPSYQVVFRGGEAVDIPAAMQELRALFERFEPGSGARLDEFLRQAAYKYEVGMHKFVHMPGRSVLEFAKPHLLVDALRLDLLQSMHKHVRKFFKDPRLLELVEFPVLFLGATPQNTPALYSLMNYADLSLGTWYPMGGMHKIVEGMVQLAQELGVQFEYSQAVEEIVVENGRATGVRTATDFRPADAVVAGADYHHAEQHLLAFDHRNYTERYWNKRTLAPSSLLFYVGVNKRLDNLRHHNLFFDEDFGRHAHEIYEQPQWPTRPLFYASAPSQTDPSVAPEGSENLFLLIPVAPNLDDTEETRERYYHLIMERLEKHCGQSIRDAVVFRRSYAHRDFIQDYNSYKGNAYGLANTLDQTAILKPALKSKKVSNLYFTGQLTVPGPGVPPSLISGQVVAREIEKDFGG, from the coding sequence ATGAATGTACTTGTAATTGGAGCCGGCTTTGCTGGCCTGGCAGCTGCTACCTCCTTGGCACAACAGGGCCACCAGGTCACGGTGCTGGAAAAAAACGAAAGCCCTGGCGGCCGTGCCCGCCAGTTCCGGTCGGCGGGCTTCACCTTTGATATGGGTCCTAGTTGGTACTGGATGCCCGATGTGTTTGAGCAATACTTTGGCCGTTTCGGCAAAAAAGTATCGGATTACTACGAGCTGGTGCGGCTGGACCCTTCTTACCAGGTAGTGTTTCGGGGGGGCGAGGCAGTGGATATTCCGGCGGCTATGCAGGAGTTGCGGGCGTTGTTTGAGCGGTTTGAGCCGGGTAGCGGCGCGCGGCTAGACGAGTTCTTGCGGCAGGCTGCCTACAAATACGAGGTAGGGATGCACAAATTTGTGCACATGCCCGGCCGTTCGGTGCTGGAGTTTGCCAAGCCGCACCTGTTGGTAGATGCCTTGCGCCTCGATTTGCTGCAAAGTATGCACAAGCACGTGCGCAAGTTCTTCAAAGATCCGCGCCTGCTGGAGTTGGTAGAGTTTCCGGTGTTGTTTCTGGGCGCTACCCCGCAAAATACGCCTGCGCTCTACTCCCTCATGAACTACGCCGACCTCTCGCTGGGCACCTGGTACCCCATGGGCGGCATGCACAAGATTGTGGAAGGTATGGTGCAACTGGCGCAGGAGCTGGGCGTGCAGTTTGAGTACAGCCAAGCCGTGGAGGAAATTGTAGTGGAAAACGGCCGCGCCACCGGCGTGCGCACCGCCACCGATTTCCGGCCGGCCGACGCGGTAGTAGCCGGCGCTGACTACCACCACGCCGAGCAGCACCTGCTGGCCTTCGACCACCGCAATTACACCGAGCGGTACTGGAACAAACGCACGCTGGCGCCCTCGTCGTTGCTGTTTTATGTGGGCGTAAACAAGCGCCTCGACAACCTGCGCCACCACAACCTATTCTTTGATGAGGACTTCGGCCGGCACGCGCACGAGATTTACGAGCAGCCCCAATGGCCTACCCGGCCGCTGTTCTACGCCTCGGCCCCGTCCCAAACCGACCCCAGCGTAGCACCGGAGGGTAGCGAAAACCTGTTCCTGCTGATTCCCGTGGCCCCCAACCTCGACGACACCGAGGAAACCCGCGAGCGGTACTACCACCTTATCATGGAGCGCCTGGAAAAGCACTGCGGCCAAAGCATCCGCGACGCGGTAGTGTTCCGGCGCAGCTACGCCCACCGCGACTTCATCCAGGACTACAACAGCTACAAGGGCAACGCCTACGGTCTGGCCAACACACTTGATCAGACTGCCATTCTGAAACCTGCTCTGAAAAGCAAGAAAGTCAGCAATTTGTATTTTACAGGCCAACTTACCGTGCCTGGCCCCGGCGTGCCGCCCTCGCTCATCTCGGGCCAGGTAGTAGCCAGGGAGATTGAAAAGGATTTTGGCGGGTAG
- a CDS encoding IS1/IS1595 family N-terminal zinc-binding domain-containing protein, whose amino-acid sequence MRKNGHSKGKAKYLCTACRHQAVSEPAAPPRKAAQHA is encoded by the coding sequence ATCCGTAAAAACGGGCACAGCAAGGGTAAAGCTAAATACTTATGCACGGCTTGTCGTCATCAGGCCGTGTCCGAGCCGGCCGCCCCCCCCCGCAAAGCCGCGCAACACGCTTGA
- a CDS encoding GNAT family N-acetyltransferase, whose translation MTAQQVTTPEDIAAALNIREIVFVQGQGVPPDAEYDEHDRSDATHYLATSADGTPCGAARWRPTDKGVKLERFAVLASYRNQEAGATLLRAVLHDVQAAHPNATVYLHSQLPAVRFYERHGFEKVGEQFSECDIEHYKMELRK comes from the coding sequence ATGACCGCCCAACAAGTCACTACTCCCGAAGATATAGCCGCGGCACTCAACATCCGCGAAATTGTGTTTGTGCAAGGCCAGGGCGTACCGCCCGATGCCGAGTACGACGAGCACGACCGCTCCGACGCTACCCACTACCTAGCTACATCGGCCGACGGCACGCCCTGCGGCGCCGCCCGCTGGCGCCCCACAGATAAGGGCGTGAAACTGGAACGCTTTGCCGTGTTGGCCAGCTACCGCAACCAAGAGGCCGGTGCCACCTTGTTGCGCGCCGTGCTGCACGATGTACAAGCGGCTCATCCTAACGCTACGGTGTACCTGCATTCCCAACTGCCGGCCGTACGCTTCTACGAGCGGCACGGGTTTGAGAAGGTAGGCGAACAGTTCTCGGAATGCGACATTGAGCACTACAAAATGGAATTGCGGAAATAA
- a CDS encoding PhoH family protein — translation MVEKVITLENVSLIDFLGPDNQNIRQLAAAFPGSKIISRGNEIKIQGQTPVITRINEILSGLIEHYHQYGQITDRTVTEYIGAVDDEQQERIMATAPIADVIVFGAKGGVIKAKTPNQQKLVDTVMKHDLTFALGPAGTGKTYVSVALAVRALKNKEVKKIIISRPVVEAGESLGFLPGDMKEKVDPYLRPIYDALEDMIAPEKLKFYQENKIIEIAPLAYMRGRTLNNAFVLLDEAQNTTPSQLKMFLTRMGPSAKVMVNGDRSQIDLPTKQKSGLMQALDILKGVQGIGFVEMSADDVVRHKLVKEIVQAYDKFDVQQQREQANRPPREYTPRNGQPRFARETADPARHPDARPEDDGMQDLPVNHEQQL, via the coding sequence TTGGTCGAGAAAGTCATCACGCTCGAAAACGTGTCCCTGATTGATTTCTTGGGGCCCGACAACCAGAATATCCGTCAACTCGCGGCTGCCTTTCCGGGTAGTAAAATCATTTCCCGCGGCAACGAAATTAAGATTCAGGGCCAAACGCCCGTGATTACCCGCATCAACGAAATCCTATCGGGACTCATTGAGCACTACCACCAATACGGCCAGATTACGGACCGCACCGTGACCGAATATATTGGGGCTGTAGACGACGAGCAGCAGGAGCGCATCATGGCCACGGCGCCCATTGCCGACGTGATTGTGTTTGGGGCTAAAGGAGGTGTTATCAAAGCCAAAACGCCCAACCAGCAGAAGCTGGTGGATACGGTAATGAAGCACGACCTGACCTTTGCGCTGGGGCCGGCCGGTACGGGCAAAACTTATGTATCGGTGGCGCTGGCGGTGCGGGCGCTCAAGAATAAAGAGGTCAAGAAGATCATCATTTCGCGCCCTGTGGTGGAGGCCGGCGAAAGCCTGGGCTTTCTACCCGGCGATATGAAGGAGAAGGTAGACCCCTACCTGCGCCCGATCTACGATGCCCTGGAGGACATGATTGCGCCCGAAAAGCTGAAGTTCTACCAGGAAAACAAAATCATCGAAATTGCCCCGCTGGCCTACATGCGCGGCCGTACGCTCAACAATGCCTTTGTGCTGCTGGACGAGGCCCAAAACACCACGCCCTCGCAGCTGAAAATGTTCCTGACCCGTATGGGGCCCTCGGCCAAGGTAATGGTGAACGGCGACCGGAGCCAGATTGACCTACCCACCAAGCAGAAATCGGGGCTGATGCAGGCCTTGGATATCCTAAAAGGTGTGCAGGGCATCGGCTTTGTGGAGATGAGTGCCGACGACGTAGTGCGCCACAAACTGGTGAAGGAAATCGTGCAGGCCTACGACAAGTTCGACGTGCAGCAGCAGCGCGAGCAGGCCAACCGCCCACCGCGCGAGTACACGCCCCGCAACGGCCAGCCCCGCTTCGCACGGGAAACCGCTGACCCAGCCCGCCACCCCGACGCCCGCCCTGAGGACGACGGCATGCAGGACTTACCTGTGAACCACGAACAGCAGTTGTAA
- a CDS encoding iron-sulfur cluster co-chaperone HscB C-terminal domain-containing protein — protein sequence MTTDYFEFYHLPESFLPSEADIKRQYYALSREYHPDFHATAPPERQQEILRLATLNTNAYRTLSDPDARMAYILGRHGLLEEGKQELPPDFLMEVMELNEQLMELEFDPDQAVVERVENEVNNLNDTLEAGIEPVLIGYAQLPADTRPQALQQIRTYYLKRRYLLRIRESLAKFATRS from the coding sequence ATGACCACAGACTATTTCGAGTTTTATCATCTCCCCGAGAGCTTCCTGCCTAGTGAAGCCGATATCAAGCGCCAGTATTACGCGCTCAGCCGCGAGTATCACCCCGATTTCCACGCCACCGCACCACCCGAGCGCCAACAGGAAATCCTGCGTCTGGCTACACTTAACACCAATGCCTACCGTACCCTCTCCGACCCTGACGCGCGCATGGCTTATATTTTAGGTCGTCACGGACTCTTAGAAGAGGGTAAACAGGAGCTACCACCAGATTTTTTGATGGAAGTGATGGAGCTAAATGAGCAGCTAATGGAGCTGGAATTTGACCCTGACCAAGCAGTGGTAGAGCGCGTAGAAAACGAGGTTAATAACTTGAATGACACGCTGGAAGCAGGTATTGAGCCCGTGCTGATTGGGTACGCTCAACTACCCGCCGATACCCGCCCGCAAGCCCTGCAGCAAATCCGCACGTATTATCTGAAACGACGCTACCTCTTGCGTATTCGAGAAAGTCTCGCTAAGTTTGCCACCCGTTCGTGA